The sequence below is a genomic window from Felis catus isolate Fca126 chromosome A2, F.catus_Fca126_mat1.0, whole genome shotgun sequence.
AGGATGACAGAGACCGCACACATACACCCTCCCCCAGGCCTGCGGCCAGAGCAGACATCACCAATCACTCACGATACTTCTGTTTTATCATAGGCCCAAATGCAGCCTCTGTATCATTTTTAACACCATCCTCTGGGCAGCAGTTATAAACGAATGAGCATCTGGACTTGATCCCAGAGACTAGGCCCATCTCTTCCCCTGGAGTGGAGCCTGTCCTGGAGGACACATGGAGTGTGCTAGTGAGGGGCTGCTGTGCACAGGACCGTACGAGACAGAGATTCTGTGTTGCTTTCCCAGTGTGATCCCGTACAACAGCCTTAACGCCCAACTATGTCAGGGACACAGGCCACCTTTTCTACTCTTAGAGGCAAGGTCAAGATCCTCACGGGCTCCCTGGGTGGCAGGGGCTCCAAGGAGCCATGCCAGCAGCTGCGTTTGCTGGGTCCCTGGCCAAGCCTGGGGCCCGTTAAGAGGCCAAGTGCTAGCTGCTCCGTAGGACGGCTCTGGGTCTCCTGGGGCGGGGGACGGAGAGACGTCCAGCCCTCTGACTGTGGTCCTGTGGCCCTGGCCCTCCCCTGACCcgtctgcccctgcctctctagCTCAGGCTCGTCACCTTCGTAGTAATGGTCCTCCACGGTGAGGATCCTCCCCTTGGTAGCTCGGGCGCTGCTGAGAATGAGATTCCTGTCCAGGGGCTTGATGGTGAAGGGGTCCAACACACGAATGTTGATCTTCTCTGTGAGGGGAGAAAACACAAGGGCGCGGTTTGAGCAGAATGTGCTGGATGCTGTGGGTGTGTCCTCTGATAGGTGGGGGCAGGCGGAGGTGTCTGAAGAGTTGCTGCACAGTTACAGGCCTGCATCCTCCGTCCCTCTGTTCCCTCCACCTGGCTAGTGTTTGCCAACCCTCAGTGGCTTGCCCTCTATCTCTGCTGATCTGTGATGCCCACATCCTCTGGGCCCATCCCGCACCCCCTGGTTTAGGAGCATCTGGTCTTGGGGAACAGAAgcgcccctctctcttccctcataTCCTGGGTCAGGAGATCCCAGCCTTTGCACCACCAAAGAGTGCGGAGTGGCACGGCAGGGACCTGCACAGTTTTGCTTCATCCTCCCAGGTACCTTCGAAGATACAGGGAAAGCCAGAGGACAGCTCCAGGTGTCTGACGCGAGACAGGGCCGGAGCTCACGGGGTGCGGTGGCTGCAGGCCCAGGTGCCAGGTCAGGCGGGGACCCGGCAGAATGGCCTCAGAAGGACAAGTCTGTCCCGTGCCTGCTTCAAGTCTTCCCCCTGGGTCTCCATCCCTGACAGGGCTGGGCTGCCCCTGGCTTCTCTCCAGCAACTTGGAGCTCTGTACacactgttccttctgcctgggccTCTCTGCTTATCAGTTCCTACCCACATCTGAGGTCATTTTCCTAAGGACACCCACAtctgccttctccttcctgcTCAGCACGGCTACGATGAGGCGTCTGTTGCGATTCTGTGGTGTGGGTGGGGGCTAATTCCCCTACTGTATCAGTAGCTAACATCTGTGAGGCTGCAGTGATAACAATGCTAGGTCACATTTATTAAATCCTCAGGACAGCCCCACCGGAAAAGTAATAGTATCTCTAttttatggatggggaaactgaggcatggtgATGCTTAATAACCAGTGCCCCCACTAAGTGGCAATTCAGGCCTATTGGCAGGCTCTAGACCTCTGCTCTGACCCCCGTGCTGAGGCACCTCAAGTCCTGCCCTGTGGCCCTGGGCCTATGGCCACTGCAGCCCCAGCGTTTAGCATCATGCTGGCCACATAGTCACAAGTGCTCAAAAGGTGGCTTTTATTACTACCATTTAATTCAAGGAGACTCATTCTCACCCCCAAGACCTAGTACACCATCGGCACCCGACCTGGGACCTGCTGggtccctccctcctcacctttCTTCAGTAGGTCGGCAGCAGCCAAGGCCTCGTGCAGGGTCACCCCGGCCCCAATCACAGTCACCTGGTCATCCTTGCTCTTCAGGACCACCTGGGGAGGACATGGATGCCAATGAGGCTCAGGGATTGGTGGCCCGGGGTGAGCCCTGGCTTCGGGCATGCTTTGGGGATCTCACTGGGGCATGTATGGCACTGACCTTGGCTTGTTTGATTTGGAAATCCTCATTGCTGTTATAGATGATGGCGTTTTCTGGGCGACTGGTCCGGATGAAGCAGATACCCTGGAACAGAGCAGAATGACAAAGGATTATAGGATGCGGCACGGCCAACCTCAGGGAGCGGATTCCTTCTAGAAAGGCCAGCCttcctcatttgcaaatctcCACCATGCTGTCCCCCCCTGGGTGTGTGACAAGCCACCTCATGCTGGCTGCCCCTCCAGTAGGAAAAGGGACTGTCGTTCCTCAACAGAGTGGACCTCTCCAGACACTCCTCCTGAGCGAGAGCAGCCCAGCAGCTTggccagccccaggccccagacAGAAAATGGCTTTTCTTTCAGGTAGGCTGGTCTCTAAGTCGGGCTTTCCCCCAGAGGGCATCTGGCAAAGGAAGGGGACCCATGGGGGCACCCCGGTCTACGGCATTGTGGCTCTTGGTCAAAACCACGTTACTCAGCCCATTCTTTCGGTGTTGGAGAGCCCAGCTCAGGGGAGCAGACAGGCGTCAACGGCCCGATGGTGCAGGAGCTGCAGATTCTCAGCGAGGAGAGTACGGTGCTGGGTTAGCAATGTCTGCTATGTGGCAGGAAGGGgcatgtgtattttgtttttcctgatctAACCTCTACAAACTACAAACACCAGTGGCAAGGTCAGGAGACACCACTGTGGGGCAGTCAATGACCAGACCAGCTCTTGGCTGGCATGctgacaccaccccccccccccatactggTCAAGAATAGCCACGTGACCGACCAGGccctgtgggtggctcagtcggttaagtgtctgactttggctcaggtcgtgatctcgtggttcggttcgtgggtttaagacctgcaccaggctctctgctgtcagcacggagcccacttcagatcctctgtcccacttgctctcaaaaataaacaaacattaaaaaaaaaaaaagaatagccatGTGACCAACCTTTGTATTGGCTGCTAATTCCACTGCCTTTTCCGTAGACACACCATCACTTGGGTAAAAGACGGTTGCAGTGGGGATTGACCGAAACATGGCCAGATCTTCCAGAGCCATCTGAGAGGGCCCGTCTTCCCCTGGGGTGTGGGAAAGGATACAACTGAAATAAGCCCCCCACCCATGGAATGGAATCCTGGACCCCCAACCTCCTGATCTGAAAGTCTGGGGAAGTTACAGGTGCAAGCGTCCTGGCCCCGTTCAACTCACCGATGGACACACCACAGTGGGAGCCACAGAAATTGATGTTGCTCTCAGAGATGGCCGCCATGCGAATCTGGTCGAAGGCCCGTGTGAAGAAGGCCCCGAAAGCGCTGCAGAAGGGCACTGTCCGGTTGCGTGTGGCACAGCCCACGGCGACACTCACCTGGGAAGCAGGTAGGGGGGTGGTCAGTGTCGGCCCCAaagatgggggagagggtggcCGGAGAGCCCAGAACGTCTCACCCCTCTTGAGGGTCGGAGGATTCAGTCATCCTAGTAAGTGAAGTCCCTTCTCCTCATGCAAGAGATCCCTGGGTACCCACAGATTCCACAGTCTGTCTCTGAACATCAAACTCCTTTGACTTGGAATAGCCACGTcaaaaattctcttaaaattactttcctggggattttttttctagcaaaTAAGCAAGACCTTGCAGAGGGTAGGCTAATAAACTTGGACACAGATGTTCTTTCCTGGGGTTCTGCAAAACCCCAGGCCCCATCTTCCTGGCCAACCCCCAGCCCTCTACAGACACCAGTCCTCCCCAACCCTCTTTATGCCTGAGGAAGTACTAGACCCAAATCCCTGCTTAGAAGCACCGAATGCAGGCAGTGGTTCCAAACTGGCTGCCTCCTGATGTGAGtcgtccctccccagcccctggaccCACGCCAGCCCACACACCCTGCCAGTTTGGTCTGGACCCTCCAGCTGCCCAGACTAGAAGCCTCAGAGACAGAACTTCAAGTTCAGTGGGAGAAAGAATTTTGGATAGGGTAGGGCCAGATGGCCTTCAGACAGAGGAAGCTCCCAGTCTCTGGGGGCTTGTAGGCCAGGCTGGGCAGTTTGGCCAGAGGACCAGGGCTGTTGGACCCATTATGTTCCAGCCTGTGACTGTGCCTGTCCTACCACCTGGAAGGCCCTTTACCCCAAGAGACAAGCCTTGCACGCCTTTCACCAGCACGTGTGGCCTCCACACCGCATTTCCTGCGTGTGACCGCAGTCTCACTCAGGTCCCGTCTGTACCCTCATCCGGGATATGTGCACCCGACGATCACGGGCACATCCCTCTCCCTTGCCACTACAGTACTCAAGGTCAATGCCAGGTCTTGGCGGTTCCTGTGGTCTCTCTGGGATGGCCTCCAGGAGGCACCTAACACTGCCAACATAGCTGCCCCAGGGGAACAGGAGGACCTCAGCCCCAAGGCTGTGGCTGGCTCTGTGCCCGCCTGCCTACCCCAGCACCCACCATGTTCTGCTCAGCAATGTAGCACTCAATGAATCGGTCTGGGTGCTCCTTTTTGAAGATCTCTGAGAAGGTGGAATTCTTGGTATCCCCATCCAGGGCGATGATGCGGTCGTTGACGCGGCCCAGCTTCGCCAGGGCCTGTCCATAGGCCTTGCGGGTAGCTATCTGTGGGGGATAGAGCATGAGGGCTCTGAGCACCGGGATGGCCTGAAGCCTGGCTTGGCCTCAGCGGAGGGGCTGCAACTTttagggaggaaaaggagaacaaTAGGGGCAGAAAAAGGAAGCCCGGCAACACCCAGTCCCATGGAAATTTAAGTTCTGTAAGGTTGCCAACGAGAACTTCTACAGGTCTTGGAAGTGCCTGCAGCCTCTTGTCCTGAGCCCAGCTGTGAGCCCTCCAAGCTGCAGATGTTCTAACAGATCCCCCCACTCCTGTGGCAGAGGTCCATGAATCTACCCTACTCCACACAGGAATACACAGAGGGCCTGGGAGTCATAAAGCCTGGTAATGGTTCACACAGGGGAGGGCCCTGGAGCAGGACAGGCCTGCTGAGGCTCTGCTAGGCCACACAccagagggtggggggtggggggggaagagtCCTGAGCTCAGACCTAGGGACTCAGGGTGAAGGGCCAGGGATGGAGAGACACTCAGTGCTGTGGGCTTTGATCCCAGCACTACCAGTAGGTTGCTGTGTGACTGGGCAAGTCTCTtgtcctctctgagcctgtgcAGGTAAATAGTTCCAGAGCTGGCAGTCCCCACGGAGGAAATGGCAGGACCAACACCTCAGGGTTCCTCCTCACCAGCAaatccctcttctctccctttctgagcCTCCCAGAGACACATCTCGGCCCCAGGCTCTGGAAACCAGAGAACGACGACTACGCCAGCCAGGCCAGAAAAGCAAGGCCCAACTCTGTACCTTGTCGCCAACTTTGTAGCTGGGTGGGCTGGGCATGCGGATGTTGGTGATGTCCACTAAGGGGGCATCCTCTTGTGGGGGAGTCACGAGGATCTTCTTCGTGCTCTGGATCTGGCTGCAGATTTCCTGGACAATCTGATCGGCCATGTTTTTGGGGAGGGGCTTCCCATGCCAAGCCTCCTTGTCCTCTATGCCTGTGGGTGCaacagaggagggcagagggcccAGTAAGACAGTAGTTCCCGAGGGCCAGGAAACCGCTCCACCAGTTGAGGGCAGGCCAGGAGGCCTCCCTGGAGGAGAAAATACAGGGCAGGAAGGTTGCTGCCCCAGTGAGGCAGAGCCCTGTGCTGGGAGCTACGGGGGTCAGGAAAAGAGGATCGTGGTGACCATGAGTCCACATGCCTAGTGCCCACCAAGTAGCCGGCAGTTCTCCAGGAGCCCACAGCCAACGGGGGAGGGGAGCATGCATGGGCCGCTGTACTGCCTCCCTACATGCAGGGAGGGATCTGTTGTAGAAACCTACTCAGTTTGTTGAATGGGTTGGTCAGGAGGAATGCTGCCCATGAGAGAGgcaaagctgaggcccagagcagaggGAGCACGGTCAAGGTCACCCAACACACTGGTGTGCAGCAGAATGGCACCCAGGCACGTTCCTCACCATGCTGCCTTGCTGTGTGAGGACCAGCAAGGCTTAAGAGCCCCCTCCTCTGAGGTCACTGCGGCCCAGGCAGAGCCAAGGACTGACCCTCCCACATAGCATGCAGCACCCCCACAGACCACCACCTGCCCCAGAAGCTTTGCGGTTTCCAGATCCCACTTGATGGTAACACCTGAGGCATCAGTGCCAGGCAGCAgcactggggtggggaggatcCCAAGGGTCTTCTCCTTGATGTCCACCCCCCACCAGAAGGCTCCAGACCCACGCACCTTCTCCCACACAGCAGTACTTGTCCTCATTTCCCGAGTCCACGTGGGCAGGTGGGCTGCCACAGCACGTGGCACAGGGAAGCTGGCCCGAGGTCTACAGTTAGGCCCCATGTCCCTGGGCAAGTTCCCTGACCACTTCTAGCCATGTTTTCCCATGTCTACCATGGGCCAGGGCTGCCTCAGCCCGAGGGGTCTGGAGCCCCAGGAGCCTGAGTGCTGGGGAGGAGGCTTACACCTGCATCATGCTCTCAGGCCCAGCCAGGAACATCTTCCAGACCCTTCCAGGCCCTCTGCTCATACAGGACTCTGGACGCACTTTACCCGGTCTTCCCAGGTTCTCTGGGCCCTCTGCGCCAGCCCTTCCACTCAGGGCAGATGGCGAGAGCTGCCAAGGATGCCGTGCAGATGACAACCAGGAAGGGTGTGGGGGACTGTGTCACTCGTGAGTCCTCCTGCaggccctcctctcctcctgcccaaCCTGGGCTTCAATCCTGGCTCAGCCACGCTGACCACCGAGTCACTTCTCAGAGCACAGCATCGCCTgaccccccttccccagccaggtGCATGCGGTGTAAGGTGGCAAAGGGTCAGTACTACCCCAGACACAGGACCTCGGAGACCACCCCCACCTGTGGAAAGCCCTACTGCCTCCACTGGCCACAGGGCCTGGTCCCAGGGGTGGGGTGAGCGAGGCAGGGTGTGCAGACAGACCTGAGATCCCCCGGCCCTTGAAGGTCTTGGCGATGATGGCCGTCGGCTGGTGCTTGGCCTGGCCAAAGGCCTTGCACAGCTCCTCCACGCTGTGTCCATCCACGATGACGGTGTGCcagctggggacagaggaaggagagtGAGCAGTGAGGGACGGGGCCCACCCCCCGAGGGGCTGCCCTCACTCTGCTGCACAGCCATAGGCTGGGAAACACTGAAGagtgtcaggggcgcctgggtggctcagtcgattgggcatccaacccttgatttcagctcaggtcatgacccctgGTTagggagttcgagctccacatcaggctctgcaccgacctCCAGGGGCCTGCTACCGattgtctccttatctctctctgcccctcctccacttgctctttctcaaaaataaacattaaaaaaagaaaaaaaaaagactgtggacTTTCTGTTCccacttttggtttcattttctctttttctttctcctttgtacACATTCTTTTACGTCCTCTTATTTGCCTCTgaatagattttctttctctttcctaagTATTGCAAAGCTTGgtccatttattttctctttcgtTTCTGATCTACTCGGTTCCCTGAAATCTACTCATTTCCTGAAAGCTGCATTGGGGACAATGCACTGGGTCTGGAATGTGTCTGCTGTTGGCCTTTTATTCAGGGAACACATCACTCCATAAATGCTGGATGTGGTGCTGGAAACACTTACAAAGTGAGCCAGGCTGACAAAGATAGAAGGGAAGAAGCCTGGGCAGGCCGAACTTTCTCTCTCAGGCCCTCATTTCTGGGACTCCAGTAGCAATCAACAGCAATCAAATTAGTAGCAATAAAATAGCAGCTAACGTGTCCGGAGTGCGCACTCTGTGGGTGCTCACTGAGCACCACACGTATGAACCCACTGCAGCCTCACCACAATCCCTTGGGCTGGGTACTGTtgtttccccaatttttttttttttaatgtaaagacttttttttttaatgtttattatttctgagagatggggcggggggaggcagagagaggtggggacacagaatctgaaatagctccaggctctgagctgtcagcacagagcctgacgcatggctccaactcacagatcacgagatcatgacctgagctgaagtcagacacttaaccgactgagccacccaggcactctgtttctcccattttatagacacaTGAACTGAGGCACCGAGGATGGAACAAGCCTGCCTGCCCAAGTTCACAATGCAAGTTGTTGACACAACCAGGACTTGTGGACACAGGTTATGGACACAGACCCAGGGACACTGCCAGGGTTATGCTGCAAGTCCTCAGCCAACACGGCCTGAGGAGGCTCTAGAGACACTGGCGgcccagtgtcctcctctgtCAGTCACCAGAGAGAACAACCTGTGGCTGCTATGTAACCACAGACTGCAATCCCACCTTTGACCTCTGCCAGGTAGACTCCTCTACAAGAGCGGCCCTGGAGGCCCTTGGCCCCTGGAACCCTGCAcagccccagcccagggcctccTCAGCAGAGGATGAGTGCGGGGGCCTGGGTTCCCTAGAGCCTCAAccacagcacagcttttatttgggtCAGGGGAGGGACACTGAGGTGAGGGCCCCCCTTGGCTAACACCCACCCAGATGGCCTCCCTGCTTGGGAGTACGTGACCCCAAATTCCCAACCATTCATGGCCCCTCGAGGAAATCTGAAAACCCCGTGTTTCCCACTTCACCAGGAGAGGGGGCCTGCTTCTGCCCTTCAGGCTGGCTAGGGCCACACACAGGTAGTGGCCACCGGACGGATGCTCAAACCCCTCGAGAACAATCATGTCCCACAGCCTCACCAATAAAGGAACTCACTCACACTGGGCCTCAGCCCACAACTCCAGCTGGAGGCCTGGGTTGCTAGTTTAAGTCTGAAATTTTGAGTCGAACGCTGAAAAACAGACACCTCCTTTAGATGGGGCTTGGCTCGCAGCTGACTCAGCCCCTGAACCTGAAAAGATTCCAGCTGGGATGGCTCCTTTGCCGTGAGCGTGCTCAGGCCACAGCCCTCCCTGTACTTACCCAAAGGCCTCGCAACGCTTCTGGTAGACGTCCACCTGGTGCTGCAGCGGGGTGGGGTCGCTCTGGCCCAGGCGGTTGATGTCAAGAATGGCAATCAGGTTGTCCAGCTTGTAGATGCTGGCGAAGGCCATGGCCTCCCACACAGAGCCCTCCGACAGCTCCCCGTCTCCCATCATGCAGTAGACGCGGTAGCTGCAGAAAGGAAGTGGGTCAGAGGCTAACCCCTCATCTGGGGCCCCGTGCTCCCAGCCCGTCCCTCCTGGAGAGCTGTCCCCAGAGAAGGGCACAGCAGCCGCACAAGACATCCGACAGTGCCATCCGTCAGGTCCCTGCTGCCCAGCTGGGGCCACACCCAGGGCTCTGCTGAGTAAATGAACAGTTGGTGGGGTTACTCTCACTGGGGGCACGGGACTTGAGATACCTGCATGGGGTGGGTCTACTTCTCTCCACCTGCCCAGGAACTAGTAATGTTGGGGAGCCCTGGGGACTCGATCCCAGGGGCAGGATGGGGAGGCCGAGACATGGCACCAGGAGCATCCCAGGGCAATTTGTCAGGTGGGAGAAGGGTCACTAACAGGGGCATCTGAGGACCGGGATCACGGTGGGAACAGTGCATCCTAGGACGGGCTCTCCCTGAGGCTCCAAGGCTGCTTCTCACCCCAAGACTCACGCTAGGCCTAGCCCTTTCTCTGTCCTGGGGGCCTTGTCCTGAGTCCACAAGGCAACCATGATGGCTTCAAAGGCAGTGCTACCTGACAAAAAGAGCACTGAACTTGGGGGCAATTTACCTAGTGAACAGAGCCTTCCTTAGATCCCAGGAGGGTGGAGCCAAGGGGATGAGGCTAGAGGAAGGGACACCAGTTCAGAGACTCTGAGATGTGGGGGGACGGAGGTGGCTGAGGGGTAGCGGCCACAGGTGTTAGATCCAATGACCTCATCATCCACGGGCCTGTGTGTGGCACCTAGGGGTTCCCTGTACTGAGTAGCCCTGTCCTTGAGGTAAGTGTACTTGCTGTTCCCAAATCACACGGACAAGAAAACAGGCTCAAAAATCGAGGGTCTTGTCTAAAGATCACGTAGCTGGGGACCTTAGCCCACACTGTTCATTCCTTGCTGTCTAGGAACATACACAGAGGAAGCAGTGACAGGACATGGAGATCCTTCCCTTTCCTGGCCTGGGGTCCAGCTGTGTGGCCCCAGGgagtgaggctcagaggggaCACAGCTGCCTGCTGCTGCAGCAGGCAAGCCCTGGAGTGGGCCGCAGCTGAACTGTTCTAGCTTCAGGGCCTCCGACTTCCAGGCCAAGGCAGGGGAGCTGGAAAAGAGGCGGGGACAGCCGGGGTGTGCTGTCAGCATGACTCAGCACTTCTGCAGGCCGCCAGGTCAGGGAGGGCTCCAGCATCCTCCCTCTGCCCATGCCTTCCCTTCTGTGGCCTCCAGCAGACCAGGCCGCTGGGTCCTGGGCCAAGAGCAGGAGTTTCAGGGCCCACATTCGAAAAGGCCTGTCTGAAGCTGTGTTCTGTCCCCACGCTGGTCTCCTGTCCCCTCTGCAGGCTGCAAGGGGGCCCAGAGATGCTGCAGGGGTCGCATCTGTTACAGAAGCTCCAGAAAGTGAGGAGCCTGATGGAGACTGGTAGGGAACCTGACTTCCCCAGGAGACTGCACGGAAGCACACTGGCTGCCTTCCCAAGGCCAAGCCCACTTCTAGGGAAGTCACACTGGGGCCAAGGGTGGAGCGTAGCCTCAGGCTCAGATCAGGAGGGCATGCTAAGGTCCTGAGGAGACACTTGGAAGCccgtgagcaggaaaggggcccCACAGAAGCTGGGGCTAACCCTGAGGCTCTG
It includes:
- the TKT gene encoding transketolase isoform X3, which translates into the protein MANHPTSCCSAAEIMAVLFFHTMRYKPLDPRNPHNDRFVLSKGHAAPILYAVWAEAGFLPEEELLNLRKITSDLDGHPVPKQAFTDVATGSLGQGLGAACGMAYTGKYFDKASYRVYCMMGDGELSEGSVWEAMAFASIYKLDNLIAILDINRLGQSDPTPLQHQVDVYQKRCEAFGWHTVIVDGHSVEELCKAFGQAKHQPTAIIAKTFKGRGISGIEDKEAWHGKPLPKNMADQIVQEICSQIQSTKKILVTPPQEDAPLVDITNIRMPSPPSYKVGDKIATRKAYGQALAKLGRVNDRIIALDGDTKNSTFSEIFKKEHPDRFIECYIAEQNMVSVAVGCATRNRTVPFCSAFGAFFTRAFDQIRMAAISESNINFCGSHCGVSIGEDGPSQMALEDLAMFRSIPTATVFYPSDGVSTEKAVELAANTKGICFIRTSRPENAIIYNSNEDFQIKQAKVVLKSKDDQVTVIGAGVTLHEALAAADLLKKEKINIRVLDPFTIKPLDRNLILSSARATKGRILTVEDHYYEGGIGEAVSSALVGEPGITVSRLAVGEVPRSGKPAELLKMFGIDRDAIAQAVRDLVAKA
- the TKT gene encoding transketolase isoform X1, whose translation is MLPGLPAPTPPPTTASPFTSEGAEPWGGLVSFPHDQEFIEMANHPTSCCSAAEIMAVLFFHTMRYKPLDPRNPHNDRFVLSKGHAAPILYAVWAEAGFLPEEELLNLRKITSDLDGHPVPKQAFTDVATGSLGQGLGAACGMAYTGKYFDKASYRVYCMMGDGELSEGSVWEAMAFASIYKLDNLIAILDINRLGQSDPTPLQHQVDVYQKRCEAFGWHTVIVDGHSVEELCKAFGQAKHQPTAIIAKTFKGRGISGIEDKEAWHGKPLPKNMADQIVQEICSQIQSTKKILVTPPQEDAPLVDITNIRMPSPPSYKVGDKIATRKAYGQALAKLGRVNDRIIALDGDTKNSTFSEIFKKEHPDRFIECYIAEQNMVSVAVGCATRNRTVPFCSAFGAFFTRAFDQIRMAAISESNINFCGSHCGVSIGEDGPSQMALEDLAMFRSIPTATVFYPSDGVSTEKAVELAANTKGICFIRTSRPENAIIYNSNEDFQIKQAKVVLKSKDDQVTVIGAGVTLHEALAAADLLKKEKINIRVLDPFTIKPLDRNLILSSARATKGRILTVEDHYYEGGIGEAVSSALVGEPGITVSRLAVGEVPRSGKPAELLKMFGIDRDAIAQAVRDLVAKA
- the TKT gene encoding transketolase isoform X2; protein product: MEGYHKPDQQKLQALKDTANRLRISSIQATTAAGSGHPTSCCSAAEIMAVLFFHTMRYKPLDPRNPHNDRFVLSKGHAAPILYAVWAEAGFLPEEELLNLRKITSDLDGHPVPKQAFTDVATGSLGQGLGAACGMAYTGKYFDKASYRVYCMMGDGELSEGSVWEAMAFASIYKLDNLIAILDINRLGQSDPTPLQHQVDVYQKRCEAFGWHTVIVDGHSVEELCKAFGQAKHQPTAIIAKTFKGRGISGIEDKEAWHGKPLPKNMADQIVQEICSQIQSTKKILVTPPQEDAPLVDITNIRMPSPPSYKVGDKIATRKAYGQALAKLGRVNDRIIALDGDTKNSTFSEIFKKEHPDRFIECYIAEQNMVSVAVGCATRNRTVPFCSAFGAFFTRAFDQIRMAAISESNINFCGSHCGVSIGEDGPSQMALEDLAMFRSIPTATVFYPSDGVSTEKAVELAANTKGICFIRTSRPENAIIYNSNEDFQIKQAKVVLKSKDDQVTVIGAGVTLHEALAAADLLKKEKINIRVLDPFTIKPLDRNLILSSARATKGRILTVEDHYYEGGIGEAVSSALVGEPGITVSRLAVGEVPRSGKPAELLKMFGIDRDAIAQAVRDLVAKA